The proteins below come from a single Xyrauchen texanus isolate HMW12.3.18 chromosome 1, RBS_HiC_50CHRs, whole genome shotgun sequence genomic window:
- the cnpy4 gene encoding protein canopy 4: MYIFAFCLLWMLSLASADQEERLPNKCEVCKLLTVELQDSLEKTGRSKEVLELGEVLDTGKRRRKIKYNTSETRLTEAMDNICERILQYRVHAERPGSLRYAKGTSQTMSTLQNLVNKGVKVELGIPYELWDEPSVEVADMKRQCETMLEEYEEVVENWYFNHQDERLERYFCETHVLRNSDQECLKEAWKGDMGMKRSKEVNEGEGRRQTHDTGEL; this comes from the exons atgtacatttttgctttttgcttACTCTGGATGCTTAGCCTTGCCTCGGCAGACCAAGAAGAGCGTTTGCCAAATAAATGCGAGG TTTGTAAGTTACTGACGGTGGAGTTGCAGGACTCCTTGGAAAAAACTGGTCGCTCCAAGGAGGTTCTAGAGCTCGGAGAAGTTTTGGACACTGGCAAGCGCAGACGCAAAATCAAGTACAACACCTC AGAGACACGACTCACTGAGGCTATGGACAACATCTGTGAAAGAATACTGCAGTACAGAGTCCATGCTGAGAGACCAGGAAGCCTTCGCTATGCTAAG GGCACAAGTCAAACAATGAGCACACTGCAGAACCTGGTGAATAAGGGAGTGAAGGTTGAACTCGGGATTCCTTATGAACTGTGGGATGAACCGTCAGTGGAGGTGGCAGACATGAAGAGACAG TGTGAGACCATGTTAGAAGAATATGAAGAGGTTGTAGAGAACTGGTACTTTAATCATCAAGATGAGAGACTTGAAAGATACTTCTGTGAAACCCATGTCCTCAGAAACTCAGACCAAG AGTGCCTTAAAGAGGCATGGAAAGGTGACATGGGAATGAAACGATCAAAGGAGGTGAATGAAGGAGAGGGAAGAAGGCAAACCCATGATACAGGAGAATTGTGA